The DNA region GGGGCGCGTCCGGCTCCCGGTGGCGGGAAGAAAGGCGGAAGATGAGTTTCGCGGCGGACAGACGCTGGGCCGCCGGCCTCCTGGTGGCAGCCCTTGCCCTGGCGCTCTTCCATGGCCTCTCCTTCGGCCTGTGCCTGCAGGACGATGCCTTCATCAGCCTGCGTTACTCGCGAAACCTGGCCGAGGGGCTCGGGCTGGTCTACAACCCTGGAGAGCGCGTCGAGGGGTTCACCAACATGCTCTGGACCCTTCTTTTGACCCTCCCCTTTCGCCTTCGCTTCGATCCCATCTCTTTCACGAGGGTGGTAGGCATTGCGTCGGGAATGAGCGCTGTCGCGGCAGCCTTCTTCCTCGCCCGCCGCCTCGAGCCGGAGCAGCCCTTGGCAGCGAGCGCCGCTGCGGGGCTGGTGGCGAGTCTGCCGTTCTTCATGGCGGAGTCGGCCATGGGCCTCGAGACGGCGGCTTTCGCGGCCCTCGCGGCAGCAGGAGTGGCCCAGCATCTGCGCGAAGAGGAGGATGGAAGGGGCCGCGGCTGGCTCGGTGGAGCCATTCTCGCAGCTGCCGCCTGGACCCGGCCCGAAGGTCTGCTGGTGGCTGGAGTCCTCGGCCTGGCGGACCTTCTCCGAGGTTCGAGGACACGCAGATTGTCCCCTTGCTTTCTTCCCCGCTGGATCACCTTTGCCGCGGCTGCAGGGCCGCTATTCGCGTTTCGGTGGCTGTACTACGGCGACCTGGTGCCCAACACCGCCCGGGCCAAGGTAGGCGGCGGCCTGGCGGCAGTCGCTCGAGGCATCGACTACCTGTTCTCTTTTGGCCTGGCAGCCCTGCCTCTGCTGCTGGCAGCGGCTGTCGGCGCCTTCTTCCTGTTTGCCGGCGCGCGGCGGCGTTGGATCTGGCCGACTCTGGTGATCCCGCTGTTCTACCTGATCTATGTCACGATCGTCGGCGGCGACTACAAGCCGACATTTCGATTCTTCGCCACTCCGGCGGTCTTCTTTGCGGCTCTCGCCGGTGTGGGCCTCGCGCGGGCGGCTCGAGCCCTGCGCAGCAACATCCTCCCCTTCCCGGTCCTATTGGGAGGGACACTCGTGATCGGAGGAGTCCTCTTCTCGCTTGGTTCCGACGTGCGGGGATTCGCCGCCTGGCGAGCAGCGCAGTTGCCCGTACATCGCGCCGCCGGCCGCTGGCTGGGCGATCACTTCCCGGCGGAGAGCTGGCTGGCCACTGGCAATGCTGGAGTCCTGCCCTACGAGTCAGGCTTGCCCACAATCGACATGTATGGGCTCTGCGATCGTCACATCGCCATGCGGGAAATGCCCGCCATGGGGCATGGGGCCCCAGGCCACGAGAAGGGAGACGGCTCCTACGTCCTGGAACGCCGGCCCACCGTGATTCTCTTTCAGTTCGCGCGATTCACCGACTCGCCGGCGTCGATCGAGCAGATCGGCCGCCTGAGAATGTCGGTTTCGGAGCGTGAGATATGGGCGGATCCGCGATTCTTGCAGCACTATGACTTGCGCAGCGCTCGCCTTCCCGGTTTCTACTTCAATTACTTCCAGAAGAAGCTCCAGCCATGAGATGGCCCTTTTCCGTGCTTGTCCCGCTTACTCTTCTCGTTCTCGCCCTCGGTTGCGGCGGGGCGCAGCCCTCCGTGGTGCTGATTTCCATCGACTCCCTGCGTGCCGACGTGCCGGGAAGCGAGGTTGCCGGCCGGCCTCTGACTCCTGTGCTCGACAGGTTTGCCCGGCAAGCCACGGTCTACACTCGGGCTATCAGCGCCGCTCCCTGGACGACACCCGCCATGATGTCGGTGATGACCGGACTGGGATCGGGAGTGCATGGGGTCGAGGAGCATGATCGGGCACTGGCCAGTACGGTACCGACGCTGGCCGAACGCTTCCGGGCCGCAGGGTATCGCACGGCAGCATTCACACCGGCTGTCACGCTGCGCGCAGAGTACGGCTTCAGTCGCGGCTTCGAGGTCTACGATCAGGACAACTTCGGGCACAATCGCCTTTCCTCTCCCACCCTGGTCGGCAAGGTGCTGGCCCGCCTCGAAGAGTGGAAGGACGAGCCTTTCTTCATCTGGGTGCATCTCTGGGATCCGCACTACAACTACATCCCTCCGGCTCCCTGGAACGGTTACTTCCGTACAGGTCGACAGCCCCCGCGCGACGATGTGCAGTGTCTCAAGTGGGTCGAAAACCCGGTCAGCCCGGAAGAGGCTCAGTGGTTCAAGGGACAGTACGATGGAGAGGTGGCCTACACCGATCAACACCTGGGGCAGATTCTCGATCAGGTGAAGAAGCTGGGCCTGGAGGAAACGACCGTGGTCGCCGTGATGGCCGACCACGGGGAGGCCTTCCTCGAACATGGCTGGCTGGGACACACCAACCGCCTGGACGAGACCCTGATCCATGTTCCGCTGATGGTGCGCCAACCTGGAGCGGAAGGACGACGGATCGATTCTGTCGTTCCCGTCGCAGGTCTGGGCCGGAGTTTGCTCGAACTGGCAGCCATCGACGGCAGGGATTTCGGTGATCTGCCGGCGCTGCCGGCTGCAGTCCAGACGCCGGCCGACGAGCGTCCAGTACTCAGTCGTACCCTGCGTCGCGGCTGTTGGACGGCACTGAGCACGACCCGCTTCAAGTACTTGCTCGAGCATCGGCAGTGTCGTGAGTTCCTCTTCGACCTCGAGCAGGACCCCGGTGAAACCACCGACCTGTCCGCGACTCAGCCGGAGCGCTTGCTTGAATTGCGCGCGGCGCTCTCCGTGGAACTCGAACGGGGAGCTTCGCTGCGCGTGGCGCGATCCATGTTACCTCGGGAGATCATCGAGCAAGCGGAAGCGCGCCTGCGCTCGATCGGCTATGTGGGCGGGGCTCCGACGGGTGGTGGGGATTCGAAGGAAGTGACCTGCGCCAAGATTGCCGCTCCGGGGCGGGTGGATGCCTTCGGTGACGCAGCGGCCCAGCCTTGCCCCGAGGGCGCGGTCCACGCCTGCCTGGAAGTTCTGGGGAAGCAACAGCCGTGACCCGCGGCTGGCCATGGCACGCTCTGGTCGCGGGCCTGTTGCTGGTCCTTGCGGCAGGTTGTCACTCGGAGCCGCCCCGGCGGTGGCAGGTTCTGGTTACCTGGCCCCAGCCGAAGATGCGGGAGGGTCGCTATACGGGTCGGCTCTCGGTGGAGGCAGGCCGCGTCGTGACCTTCGAACCCCAACACTTTGATTCCGCTCGGGGAGATCTCCTCGACCGCCAGAGCCTGGCCTGGTCCACTCTCGCCGGCCCCCGCAACTTGCGCTCGATCGTGGTGGAGATCGAGGGGGGGGGCAGCACTCGGCTCGAGATCGAATGTGAAGGCGGCGCACGGCAGTTCTCGGCAGCAGAGTTGGATGCCGCAGCGACACCACTGGGAGCCGGCCGGCTTCCCGCTCCCTTGCTGGCGGGCTACTGCCGGATCGAGAGCCTGGCACCGGCGACCATCGAAGTGCGTGGCCCCTCGGTTGTGCGTGCGGGCGTGGCGGTCGAGGCCGAAGTGGTGGCGCGCGCAGCGACCCGGGGAGCGGATCCGGCTCGGGGCGTGGATCTCGAACTAGAGCTGGAATCTACGGACCCCGCGGCGGAGTTGCCGCGGCACTTGCCGATGCGTGCCGCGCACGCCACGGTGGCGATCACCTTTCACACTCCGGGACTCCAGCAGCTCCGCATCCGTGGCGAGACGGCCGCCAGCATCGAGCCTCGGGCCTGGCCGGTGATGGTGCTCGCTGCCGACGATAGTGAGACGGACCCACTGTTCTGGGGCGATCTGCAAGCCCACACTCGTTTTTCCTCTGACTCGGCGGGGGCTCCCCGGGAGGCTTATCGCTGGGCTCGGGAAGAGGCCGGCCTGGATTTCGTTGCCATCACCGATCACCACTGGTCCCATGCCCGCAACGGTACGTGGGAGCAAGCTCGCCGCCTGGCGGAAGCGATGAATGAGCCCGGGCGCTTCGTTGCTTTCGTGGCCGTGGAATGGGGTGCGGGGATGGACCGTCCCGGAGCACGACTACTCAATCACCATCGCCACGTGCTTTTTCCCGATTCTCGCGGTGGTCTGATGGTGGGTGCTACCGACAGGCCGGCGTTCTGGAGGGCCCTGCGGCGCTGGGAGGGGGCAGTGGCCGTGCCGCACCACACTGGCTACGGCGTCGATCACCTGGGCAGCGACTGGGAGATGATTGCCGAGGACCTGGAGCCGGCTGTGGAGATCACCTCGGGCCACGGCTCGAGCGAGCAGGCCGACTCTCCCTGGCCACTTTCCCGCCCGGGGGGGAACGGATGGGTCGCCGATGCCTGGAGGCGGGGCTACATGGCCGGGGTGCTCGGCGGATCGGACAACCACCTGGGCCGGCCCGGCTCCGACGTGGCTCGCATCCACACCTACGCCCTTGCCGGCTTGACTGCTCTGCGGGCCGAGAAGCTCGACCGCGCTTCGCTGCTCACAGCTCTTCGCCGCCGAGCCAGCTACGCCACCATGGGCGCCCGCCGAATCTACCTGGAGTTCTCCGTGAACGGTCACCCCATGGGAGCTGCCTTGAGTGGCGCCACGGCGAGGCCGCGAGAGATTCGTCTGCTCGCCGGCGGCACGACAGAACTGGAACGGATCGAAGTGCTTCGAGACGAGGAGGTCTGGCAGACGGCAACGCCGGAGGGCTGGAGATTCGCAGCTCGCTGGCTCGATGAGCGACCCCTCGAACCGCAGCGTCTTCATCACTACCGCGTGCGCCTGATTCAGGCCGACGGTACCGGGGCTTACTCCTCTCCGGTCTTCCTCCTGCCGGCCGAGCCCGGCCCGTAGCCGCTCCCCCGGCTCCGTCCCGGAGCCACGCGGATCGGGTCCGGAATTCCTCGAGCCAACAAGTAGGCTCGCACGCTGTACGGCATCAGGGCCATGACGGTGTTCGACGCACCCGGGGGACGGTAGGGAAACGGGGTGATGATCACTTCGACGCCCTCCCCGCGGGGCCGGGCGACTATCCGGTAACCACCTGCGTCTTCTTCTACTTGTGCGCCTTTTCGGTGGGCCTGCCGGGCGCTGCGCTCGGCGAGCTCCAGCACCCGAGCGCTGAGTTCTCCCGCGCGCTGCCAGGATTTGCAGGAAAGGCGCCCGGCGCTTCCTGGCCCGAGCAGCAGACCGCCGGCCACGGCCATCATCGCCAGGGTCGTGGTGCCGAGAGCCGGCCGCACCCGGCGGCGAGGCCAGATCCTCCCCCACGCTCCGCCCGCGAGGATCGCGGCGGGAGCCAGCAGGACTTCCGCGTGGCGCAGGCCGGCACGGGGTGAACTCAGAGCGCCGGCCAGGCCGATCGCCAGCCACGACCAGCAGGCGATCCGTAGCAGCGTCCAGGGCGCCGCCGGCGGCGTTTGCCGCAGGAGCCTGTGGGCCATCAGCAGCACTCCGACCAGGGCCGCTCCCACGACCAGGGCTTGCCACAGGCTCTCAGGGCCGAGCAGGCCCCGGAGCAGCCGGCTGAGACGGACACCAAGGCTCACCGGGCGCACCACCCCGTGATAGCCGCCCAGCGAGCCGAGCAGCCACCAGCGCCAGGCCATTTCGGCCAGCAATCCGCCCGCCAGCGCCAGGGCGAGGGTCCCATCCACTCGCGCTTGGACGGCCGACTCTCTGCGCCTGCGCCACCAGGACGGCAGCAGGAGAATCAGGCCTATCAGGGGCATGGCCAGACCCGTCTCCTTGGCCAGGGGGGCCGCGAGCAGCAGCAGAACCCCGGCAATCCGGCGTCCGAGGACGCCCTTCCCCAAGGAGAGGAGCGCGAGCAGGCCGGCAACGCCCAGCAGTGCTGCAAGAGTGTCAGCGTCCCGTGCCACGGCTGGGACCGTCTGCCATTGCAGGGGATGCAGCGCGAAAACCAGGGCACCTGCGGCCAGGCCGGCAGGGCGTGAGCCTCCGGCGCGCGTCGCCAGGGCGCCGCAGCCCAGGGCGGTGAACAGCACCATCAGCAGCCGCAGCAGGTGCCAACCCCAGGGTGTCTCACCCAAAAGGCGCCATTCGAAGGCCGTGAGCAGAGTCAGCAGGGGGCGAAAGAAATCAGCGCCCTCCCAGAGCCTCTCCAGGTAGATCTGGCGGCAGGTGTCCAGGGGGTTACCGGCGGCCTGCACCAGAATCGGCCAGCAGTCGGCACCGGTCAGGGGGAGTCGGAGGATCGGCAGCCAGGCGAGTACGATGACCACCGAACAGAGAGCTGCCGCCACCCCTACCCTTAGCCGGTCGTCAATCACGGGATCCTGTCGACCCTGCGACCAGTGATCGGGTCGATGGGAAAGGCG from Acidobacteriota bacterium includes:
- a CDS encoding sulfatase gives rise to the protein MRWPFSVLVPLTLLVLALGCGGAQPSVVLISIDSLRADVPGSEVAGRPLTPVLDRFARQATVYTRAISAAPWTTPAMMSVMTGLGSGVHGVEEHDRALASTVPTLAERFRAAGYRTAAFTPAVTLRAEYGFSRGFEVYDQDNFGHNRLSSPTLVGKVLARLEEWKDEPFFIWVHLWDPHYNYIPPAPWNGYFRTGRQPPRDDVQCLKWVENPVSPEEAQWFKGQYDGEVAYTDQHLGQILDQVKKLGLEETTVVAVMADHGEAFLEHGWLGHTNRLDETLIHVPLMVRQPGAEGRRIDSVVPVAGLGRSLLELAAIDGRDFGDLPALPAAVQTPADERPVLSRTLRRGCWTALSTTRFKYLLEHRQCREFLFDLEQDPGETTDLSATQPERLLELRAALSVELERGASLRVARSMLPREIIEQAEARLRSIGYVGGAPTGGGDSKEVTCAKIAAPGRVDAFGDAAAQPCPEGAVHACLEVLGKQQP
- a CDS encoding DUF3604 domain-containing protein, yielding MTRGWPWHALVAGLLLVLAAGCHSEPPRRWQVLVTWPQPKMREGRYTGRLSVEAGRVVTFEPQHFDSARGDLLDRQSLAWSTLAGPRNLRSIVVEIEGGGSTRLEIECEGGARQFSAAELDAAATPLGAGRLPAPLLAGYCRIESLAPATIEVRGPSVVRAGVAVEAEVVARAATRGADPARGVDLELELESTDPAAELPRHLPMRAAHATVAITFHTPGLQQLRIRGETAASIEPRAWPVMVLAADDSETDPLFWGDLQAHTRFSSDSAGAPREAYRWAREEAGLDFVAITDHHWSHARNGTWEQARRLAEAMNEPGRFVAFVAVEWGAGMDRPGARLLNHHRHVLFPDSRGGLMVGATDRPAFWRALRRWEGAVAVPHHTGYGVDHLGSDWEMIAEDLEPAVEITSGHGSSEQADSPWPLSRPGGNGWVADAWRRGYMAGVLGGSDNHLGRPGSDVARIHTYALAGLTALRAEKLDRASLLTALRRRASYATMGARRIYLEFSVNGHPMGAALSGATARPREIRLLAGGTTELERIEVLRDEEVWQTATPEGWRFAARWLDERPLEPQRLHHYRVRLIQADGTGAYSSPVFLLPAEPGP